The DNA sequence TTCCTGGCCCCATTCACGAATGTAGCCGTGACCGCCGAAAACCTGCTGGCCGTGGACCGTGGTTTCCAGGCCCAGGTCAGTCAGGAAAGCCTTCGCCACCGGGGTCAGCAGTGCCACCAGGTCTTCGGCGCGCTTGCGGGTGGTCGGGTCTTCACTGAACTTGGCGGTGTCCAGTTGCATCGCCACGTAGGTGGAGAATGCCCGGCCCCCCTCGTTCGAGGCTTTCATGGTCAACAGCATCCGGCGTACGTCCGGGTGGACGATGATCGGGTCGGCCACCTTGTCCTTGTTCTGCGCGCCGGTTGGCGAACGGCTTTGCAGGCGGTCACGGGCATATTCGATGGCGTTCTGGTAGGAACGCTCACCGGAGGCCAGGCCCTGGATACCGACGCCCAGACGCTCGTAGTTCATCATGGTGAACATCGCCGCCAGGCCTTTGTTCGGCTCGCCGACCAGATAACCCACGGCTTCGTCGAAGTTCATCACGCAAGTGGCGGACGCCTGGATACCCATCTTGTGTTCAATCGAGCCGCAGTTGGCCGGGTTGCGGGCGCCCAGGCTGCCGTCGGCATTGACCATGAACTTGGGCACCAGGAACAGCGAAATGCCTTTCGGCCCAGCAGGGGCGTCCGGCAGCTTCGCCAACACCAGGTGAATGATGTTCTCGGTGAGGTCGTGCTCGCCGCCGGTGATAAATATCTTGGTGCCGCTGACTTTGTAGGAACCGTCGGCCTGGGGTTCGGCCTTGGTCCGAATGATCCCCAGGTCGGTGCCGGCATGTGGTTCGGTCAGGCACATGGAGCCCGCCCAGACACCGGCGTACATGTTCGGCAGGTACGCGGCTTTCAGCTCTTCGCTGGCGTGGGCATTGATCGACAGGCAAGCCCCGGCTGTCAGCATCGGGTACAGACCGAAGGACAGGCTGGCGGAGTTGACCATTTCCTCGACCTGGGCGGAA is a window from the Pseudomonas brassicacearum genome containing:
- a CDS encoding acyl-CoA dehydrogenase C-terminal domain-containing protein, which produces MADYKAPLRDMRFVLNEVFEVTKLWAQLPALADTVDAETVEAILEEAGKVTSKSIAPLSRAADEEGCHWADGAVTTPAGFPQAYQTYAEGGWVGVGGDPAYGGMGMPKAVSAQVEEMVNSASLSFGLYPMLTAGACLSINAHASEELKAAYLPNMYAGVWAGSMCLTEPHAGTDLGIIRTKAEPQADGSYKVSGTKIFITGGEHDLTENIIHLVLAKLPDAPAGPKGISLFLVPKFMVNADGSLGARNPANCGSIEHKMGIQASATCVMNFDEAVGYLVGEPNKGLAAMFTMMNYERLGVGIQGLASGERSYQNAIEYARDRLQSRSPTGAQNKDKVADPIIVHPDVRRMLLTMKASNEGGRAFSTYVAMQLDTAKFSEDPTTRKRAEDLVALLTPVAKAFLTDLGLETTVHGQQVFGGHGYIREWGQEQLVRDVRITQIYEGTNGIQALDLVGRKIVGTGGAFYKLFADEIRHFTATASSDLAEFTKPLNDAVGTLDELTEWLLDRAKNNPNEIGAASVEYLQAFGYTAYAYMWALMAKAAFGKENQDDFYASKLGTARFYFARLLPRIHSLSASVKAGSESLFLLEPGQF